The Cherax quadricarinatus isolate ZL_2023a chromosome 53, ASM3850222v1, whole genome shotgun sequence genome includes a region encoding these proteins:
- the LOC128692360 gene encoding uncharacterized protein gives MQSRISEAKYTTRRRRSTRSSERRVQYRELYIRKFRLQGDYALYLSPAPAGGVLDVAAQRSNSPNEECFRVHTFDVLTPFPEGGQVAVLETYNGGRFLHGTSSGNLSLTSEGNDVTSLSQIDGRFFLLHSPLGASHYRIKHITTGLYLSAGQERVSLVTFDSRGFAGNARFEVFSCSRS, from the exons ATGCAGTCTCGTATATCAGAGGCAAAATACACCACACGGAGGAGAC GGTCGACTAGGTCTTCAGAAAGGAGGGTTCAGTACAGAGAGCTGTATATCCGTAAGTTTCGTCTCCAGGGAGACTACGCACTCTACCTGTCTCCCGCTCCGGCAGGTGGAGTTCTTGACGTGGCAGCCCAGCGTTCCAACTCGCCTAACGAAG AGTGTTTTCGGGTGCACACTTTTGACGTGCTGACGCCTTTCCCTGAAGGTGGTCAAGTGGCTGTGCTGGAGACTTATAATGGTGGCCGCTTCCTCCATGGCACCTCCTCTGGCAATCTCTCCCTCACG AGCGAGGGAAACGACGTTACCAGCCTGAGTCAAATAGACGGCAGATTCTTTCTTCTACACAGCCCTCTGGGTGCCTCCCATTACAGAATTAAACACATCACTACAG GTCTCTACCTGTCAGCAGGACAGGAGAGGGTCTCCCTGGTGACATTTGATTCTCGGGGCTTCGCAGGTAATGCGCGCTTCGAAGTATTCTCCTGTAGTCGCTCCTGA